In the genome of Drosophila subpulchrella strain 33 F10 #4 breed RU33 chromosome 2L, RU_Dsub_v1.1 Primary Assembly, whole genome shotgun sequence, one region contains:
- the LOC119546738 gene encoding E3 SUMO-protein ligase ZBED1 yields the protein MSRSKIWKYYDKLDRNSALCQLCEKIIKTCGNTSNLMKHMKTHPQVDLFDDDTVVVRGIYKRREQNDHKRRMRKVMALKEESSDFHSELLLKAAKEADDLIEVEAHGLAKTPLEDHISVQSVGYAWVTPEAATAGTETVSAEDIIEFEPKEETEEPDRSSIHQVQDVTPPEADNLNIEVAVPSLRSFHRHLAFFICRDRQPLQLLQGEGFQHLVKVLCPTYNPPSLPELEAIICRESELQRSKLRHQLAATSSFSLSCSMHTKIEGPSWLELVAHFHEGRQRISRTLSVQSLSDTLTPSQVVDRMERVCQRFDIIKSKISCVTTRNSSLLKEAVTSFLGAPRHVPCLADQLNTILKAVVQRPEISGMCEKVRSYVKSTLENGVHCSQNKLQLDAIQRPLSTYDMLDLYLKLSSAHLEETLPLSPAEVDLCQQLLDLLRPLTSSMRELSRTHYPAASTALPIAHTLINELKQEKSAEHEVIQASRLFMVQQMEENFEGLEKNVLVAMASLMDPRFRNIPFQSGALVAKYMTQLYDLMQAHVDSGEPIVGEDPVDHDNFDIWAAYKSFSHAKQRLINGSNGADADDEIATYFCAGMSTLQADPIQIWQELSPAHPFLHSVAQKYLHIPATAEPPARLFTAEGAAVTEQNAKLNGLDDILFLADFPTKDWNL from the exons ATGTCCCGTAGTAAAATATGGAAATACTACGACAAGTTGGACCGGAATTCTGCCCTCTGTCAGCTGTGCGAGAAGATCATCAAGACGTGCGGCAACACGTCCAATCTGATGAAACACATGAAGACCCATCCGCAAGT AGATCTCTTCGACGATGATACGGTGGTGGTTCGGGGCATTTACAAGCGACGGGAGCAGAATGACCACAAGCGGAGGATGCGGAAGGTGATGGCCCTCAAGGAGGAGAGCTCCGATTTCCACAGCGAGCTGTTGCTCAAGGCGGCCAAGGAGGCGGACGATCTAATCGAAGTGGAGGCTCACGGACTGGCCAAAACGCCTTTGGAGGATCACATCTCCGTGCAGAGCGTCGGATATGCGTGGGTCACTCCGGAGGCAGCAACGGCCGGAACAGAGACTGTCAGCGCTGAGGACATCATCGAGTTTGAACCGAAGGAAGAAACCGAAGAGCCAGACAGAAGTTCAATCCACCAGGTGCAGGATGTAACACCTCCTGAAGCTGA CAACTTAAACATAGAAGTAGCCGTCCCAAGCCTGCGTTCCTTCCATCGGCACCTGGCATTTTTCATCTGCCGTGATCGTCAACCGCTGCAGCTTCTTCAGGGAGAGGGATTCCAGCACCTGGTAAAAGTCCTATGCCCCACCTACAACCCACCGAGTCTGCCGGAACTGGAAGCTATCATATGCAGGGAGTCAGAACTGCAGAGATCCAAGCTCCGCCATCAGTTGGCCGCCACCTCGTCATTCAGCCTCAGTTGCTCCATGCACACAAAGATCGAGGGTCCAAGCTGGCTAGAGCTGGTGGCCCACTTCCACGAAGGACGGCAGCGAATCTCCCGAACGCTTTCTGTGCAGAGCCTTTCCGATACCTTAACTCCCAGTCAAGTTGTGGACCGCATGGAACGTGTATGTCAGCGCTTCGACATCATAAAGTCCAAAATCTCCTGCGTGACTACGAGGAACAGTAGCCTGCTGAAGGAAGCGGTGACCTCCTTTCTGGGCGCCCCACGTCATGTGCCATGCCTCGCCGACCAATTGAACACTATCTTGAAGGCAGTGGTGCAGCGACCAGAGATTAGTGGCATGTGTGAAAAGGTGCGTTCCTATGTGAAGTCGACCCTGGAAAATGGAGTTCACTGCTCACAGAACAAGCTCCAGCTGGATGCCATTCAGCGACCTCTTAGCACCTATGATATGCTAGACCTGTACCTGAAACTATCTTCCGCTCATTTAGAAGAGACGCTTCCGCTTTCGCCGGCGGAAGTGGATCTTTGCCAGCAGTTGCTAGACCTGCTGAGACCCTTGACCAGCTCCATGCGCGAGCTTAGTAGAACGCACTATCCCGCGGCCAGCACAGCTCTGCCCATCGCCCACACCCTGATCAACGAACTGAAGCAGGAGAAGAGCGCGGAACACGAGGTGATCCAGGCGTCGCGCCTGTTCATGGTGCAGCAGATGGAGGAGAACTTCGAGGGCTTGGAGAAGAACGTGCTCGTGGCCATGGCCAGTCTGATGGATCCGCGGTTCCGGAATATTCCCTTCCAGAGTGGGGCCCTGGTGGCCAAATACATGACGCAGCTGTACgacttgatgcaggcgcatgTGGACAGCGGAGAGCCAATTGTCGGTGAAGATCCCGTGGACCATGACAACTTCGACATCTGGGCGGCTTACAAATCCTTCTCACACGCAAAACAACGGCTCATTAACGGAAGTAATGGCGCCGATGCCGACGATGAGATAGCCACATACTTTTGCGCTGGCATGAGCACCCTGCAGGCGGATCCCATTCAGATCTGGCAGGAGCTATCGCCAGCTCATCCCTTCCTGCACAGCGTGGCCCAAAAGTACCTTCACATTCCGGCCACCGCAGAGCCGCCGGCACGACTTTTTACTGCCGAAGGAGCTGCGGTGACAGAGCAGAACGCCAAACTAAACGGCTTGGATGACATCCTCTTCTTGGCAGATTTCCCGACAAAAGACTGGAATTTATAG